A region from the Candidatus Latescibacter sp. genome encodes:
- the hisS gene encoding histidine--tRNA ligase: MKSMSQEKIKAIKGTNDILPGEVEIWQRIEAVVREKAELYGYSEIRTPIFEETGLFARSIGEDTDIVGKEMYTFRDLGERSLTLRPEGTASVIRAFIEHALDQRGLPQKLWYSGPMFRQERPQKGRQRQFHQFGVEAVGAKSPLMDAEVMILFDDIAGKLGLGERVYLLNSVGGAESRSRYREALVVFLASVQEQLCEDCWRRMLTNPLRVLDCKVPGCRDAIHGSPDVPRTIEYLTESDRAHYGEVKNCLESRGIEFTEDYSLVRGLDYYTGAVFEMQCKGLGAQSTVMGGGRYDNLVKELGGPDMPAVGFACGMERLILAIQAAGVAAVEKKSIPVFIATTRPEHRLTAVTYLSTLRNLGYAADMDYLDRSLKAQMKTASRLQARYVLIVESDGDLVTVRDMELSEQKSMTFEEFIQRVR; the protein is encoded by the coding sequence ATGAAATCGATGTCTCAGGAAAAAATAAAAGCCATAAAAGGCACGAATGACATCCTTCCCGGCGAGGTGGAGATATGGCAGCGAATCGAAGCGGTTGTCAGGGAGAAAGCGGAATTGTATGGCTACTCTGAGATACGGACTCCGATATTCGAGGAAACCGGGCTGTTTGCACGCTCCATCGGAGAAGATACCGATATTGTCGGCAAGGAGATGTATACCTTCCGTGACCTTGGCGAACGGAGCCTGACCCTCCGGCCGGAAGGAACCGCTTCGGTAATCCGGGCATTCATCGAGCATGCTCTGGATCAGCGGGGACTGCCCCAGAAACTCTGGTACAGTGGACCGATGTTCCGTCAGGAGCGCCCCCAGAAAGGCCGTCAGCGCCAGTTTCACCAGTTCGGTGTCGAGGCTGTCGGAGCGAAATCTCCCCTTATGGATGCGGAGGTGATGATTCTCTTCGACGATATCGCGGGAAAGCTCGGTCTCGGGGAGAGAGTATACCTCCTCAATTCGGTCGGAGGCGCAGAAAGCCGCAGCCGTTACCGTGAGGCCCTGGTCGTCTTCCTGGCTTCGGTTCAGGAGCAGCTCTGCGAGGATTGCTGGCGGAGAATGCTTACCAACCCCCTGCGTGTCCTGGACTGCAAGGTTCCCGGCTGCCGTGATGCCATTCATGGTTCCCCCGATGTCCCGCGTACCATCGAGTATCTGACTGAGAGCGACCGTGCCCACTACGGGGAAGTGAAGAACTGCCTGGAAAGTCGTGGGATCGAATTTACAGAGGACTATTCTCTTGTACGGGGACTGGATTATTACACAGGTGCGGTGTTTGAAATGCAGTGCAAGGGTCTGGGCGCCCAGTCGACAGTCATGGGTGGCGGACGGTACGACAACCTGGTGAAGGAACTGGGAGGGCCGGACATGCCTGCGGTTGGATTTGCCTGCGGGATGGAGCGGCTGATCCTCGCTATTCAGGCTGCGGGAGTTGCCGCGGTAGAAAAGAAATCAATTCCGGTGTTTATAGCAACCACCCGGCCGGAGCATCGTCTGACTGCAGTTACATATCTATCCACGTTGAGAAATCTGGGATATGCCGCCGATATGGACTATCTGGACCGCAGTCTGAAAGCCCAGATGAAAACTGCATCCAGGCTTCAGGCTCGATATGTGCTGATTGTCGAATCCGATGGAGACCTTGTAACTGTCCGCGACATGGAATTATCCGAACAAAAATCCATGACGTTTGAAGAATTTATACAGCGCGTCAGATAG
- the aspS gene encoding aspartate--tRNA ligase — translation MRLKRTNNNGELRLFDQGREVVLSGWVHRRRDHGGLIFVDLRDRWGLTQVVFNPERDPQAHGLAEHIRSEWVISVHGIIAARMEGMANPRLATGDIEVLCDDIEVLSKSKPVPFPLDEYKEIGEEIRLKYRYLDLRREEIQQNLIFRSKVASIVRNHLVNREFVEIETPFLMRSTPEGARDFLVPSRRFFGKFYALPQSPQIYKQLLMVSGFDRYFQITKCFRDEDLRKDRQPEFTQIDLEMSFVDEEDIFGIIEGLVVEIFEKAMGVEVGPKFRRLTYAEAMSRFGVDKPDTRFGLEMAEVSDIFVACDFKVFRSVVERGGLVKSINVKDGASMSRSQIDALIAFAIEQGAGGMAWIKATGKGLESSIVKFLDSNCQRALTERMKAEPGDLLVFVADKPDIANRVLGAVRLKLGEDLGLINYSRFDILFITEFPLFERNTERGCITSMHHPFTSPVEEDLQFLGIDPLKVRSRAYDLVINGTEIVSGSIRIHDRDMQMKMFASLGISEEEACEKFGFLLHAFEFGPPPHGGAAFGFDRFIMLLRGASSIREVIAFPKTNQGISLMDDTPSEVSPEQLIALGLKIRKN, via the coding sequence GTGCGATTAAAGAGAACGAACAATAACGGGGAACTCAGGCTTTTTGACCAGGGAAGAGAAGTAGTTCTGTCCGGCTGGGTACACCGTCGGCGAGATCATGGCGGCCTTATCTTTGTTGATCTGCGCGACCGCTGGGGATTGACCCAGGTTGTATTCAACCCGGAGCGCGATCCCCAGGCGCATGGATTGGCCGAGCACATACGCTCGGAGTGGGTTATCAGCGTGCATGGGATCATAGCCGCACGGATGGAGGGAATGGCAAATCCCAGGCTGGCCACCGGCGATATCGAGGTGCTCTGCGATGACATCGAGGTGCTCAGCAAATCCAAGCCTGTTCCTTTCCCGCTGGATGAATATAAGGAAATCGGAGAGGAAATTCGGTTGAAATACCGTTATCTCGATCTCCGGCGTGAGGAAATACAGCAGAACCTCATTTTCCGCTCCAAAGTGGCTTCCATTGTCCGCAATCACCTGGTGAACCGTGAGTTTGTGGAGATTGAAACACCCTTCCTGATGAGAAGCACTCCGGAAGGCGCCCGTGATTTTCTGGTTCCGTCCCGCCGTTTCTTCGGGAAATTCTACGCACTTCCTCAATCGCCGCAGATATATAAGCAGCTTCTCATGGTATCAGGATTTGACCGTTATTTCCAGATTACCAAATGTTTCCGCGACGAGGACCTCCGAAAAGACCGTCAGCCCGAATTCACTCAGATCGATCTTGAAATGAGCTTTGTGGATGAGGAGGATATATTCGGAATTATCGAGGGTTTGGTGGTGGAGATATTCGAAAAGGCCATGGGTGTTGAAGTCGGTCCGAAATTCCGGCGGCTGACCTATGCAGAAGCTATGAGCAGATTCGGCGTTGACAAACCCGACACCCGTTTCGGCCTGGAAATGGCGGAAGTGAGCGATATTTTTGTAGCCTGTGATTTCAAAGTCTTCCGGAGCGTGGTGGAACGCGGCGGGCTGGTCAAATCCATTAATGTAAAAGACGGCGCCTCCATGTCCAGGAGCCAGATCGATGCGCTCATTGCTTTCGCTATTGAGCAGGGCGCGGGCGGCATGGCCTGGATCAAGGCAACGGGAAAAGGCCTGGAATCGAGCATTGTAAAGTTCCTCGATTCCAACTGCCAGCGGGCGCTCACGGAAAGGATGAAGGCTGAGCCAGGCGATCTCCTTGTATTTGTGGCGGACAAACCGGATATTGCCAACCGGGTGCTCGGTGCGGTACGGCTCAAACTGGGCGAGGATCTGGGGCTGATTAACTACTCCCGGTTCGATATACTTTTTATTACCGAGTTTCCGCTTTTCGAGCGCAATACAGAGCGCGGATGCATCACTTCCATGCATCATCCGTTCACTTCTCCGGTGGAAGAAGACCTGCAGTTTCTGGGAATCGATCCTTTGAAAGTGCGTTCAAGGGCGTATGATCTGGTGATTAACGGAACGGAAATTGTATCCGGATCCATAAGGATTCATGACCGGGATATGCAGATGAAAATGTTTGCAAGCCTTGGCATATCCGAGGAAGAAGCCTGTGAGAAATTCGGATTCCTTCTTCACGCTTTCGAGTTTGGCCCGCCGCCCCATGGCGGCGCAGCGTTCGGATTTGACCGGTTTATCATGCTTCTCAGAGGCGCTTCATCCATCCGCGAAGTCATTGCGTTCCCGAAAACAAACCAGGGTATATCGCTCATGGATGATACTCCTTCAGAAGTTTCGCCGGAACAGCTCATTGCGCTTGGTTTAAAGATACGGAAGAATTGA
- the uvrC gene encoding excinuclease ABC subunit UvrC yields the protein MTSLLKILRDKAEILPAQPGVYLWLDAHHRVLYVGKAKNLRARILSYFREEGDGRAQIPLLMSEAAELDYIVTGSEIEALVTEANLARSKKPRYNVRLKDDKSYPYIKITKEGAPRVFLTRTVRDDGSRYLGPYTDVKAVRKMLYLVHSIFPIRSCDEKLPSKRIARPCLDYQIKRCGAPCAGYVSYEQYNRYVEDAFRFIQGHNDDLIRDLQQRMKEAADALNFEQAAQLRDLVQAVMKLSERRKAFSTVRLTGDWDAVNFHALDTEACVVVMEIRDGGILGKKHYLMSGIQYTSPPEMLSAFLTQYYLRVSWIPAEIHLPLQPSDAENVQALLSERTGKKIEFVFPQRGEKARLLKMTAMNAETIMKKTVEERDRKKDAIPSILLSLKRDLRLKKPPRTIACIDISHLQGTDTVASLVFFRNGKPEKREYRHFKIATVEGIDDFAGMREVVHRYFTRRLEEQKELPGLLIVDGGKGQLSSAKMVLDQLNLGEQEVAGLAKRLEEVFLPGASEAQNIPKTSSSIHLLQRIRDESHRFAVTYQRKLRTKRTISSELTRIEGIGPKRTGDLLRHFGSVAAVRNARVDDIAHVAGIGVKRAQIISASLKEK from the coding sequence ATGACTTCTTTGTTGAAAATTCTCCGGGATAAAGCCGAAATCCTGCCTGCACAGCCGGGAGTTTATCTCTGGCTAGATGCCCATCACCGGGTGCTTTATGTAGGCAAGGCAAAAAATCTCCGGGCAAGAATTCTTTCGTATTTCCGTGAGGAAGGCGACGGGAGAGCGCAGATCCCCCTGCTCATGTCCGAGGCGGCAGAACTGGATTACATCGTAACCGGTTCGGAGATCGAAGCGCTGGTCACCGAGGCTAATCTGGCGCGGTCGAAAAAACCCAGGTACAATGTGCGCCTTAAGGATGACAAGAGTTATCCCTACATAAAGATCACGAAAGAGGGCGCGCCCCGTGTCTTTCTCACCCGAACTGTGCGCGATGACGGCTCCCGATACCTGGGACCGTATACGGATGTGAAAGCGGTGCGGAAGATGCTGTACCTTGTTCACTCCATTTTTCCTATCCGATCCTGCGACGAAAAACTCCCTTCGAAACGAATAGCGAGACCCTGCCTTGATTATCAGATAAAACGCTGCGGCGCTCCCTGCGCCGGATATGTAAGTTATGAACAGTACAATCGGTATGTCGAAGACGCCTTCCGATTCATCCAGGGGCATAACGACGATCTGATCCGTGACCTGCAACAGCGGATGAAAGAAGCCGCGGATGCCCTCAATTTCGAACAGGCCGCCCAGCTTCGCGATCTTGTCCAGGCCGTTATGAAGCTGAGCGAGCGCCGGAAAGCCTTCTCCACCGTGCGCCTTACCGGAGACTGGGATGCGGTCAACTTCCATGCCCTCGATACAGAAGCCTGCGTGGTGGTCATGGAAATCCGTGACGGCGGAATCCTGGGGAAAAAGCACTATCTTATGAGCGGAATCCAGTACACCTCGCCCCCGGAGATGCTTTCAGCGTTCCTGACCCAGTATTATCTCCGCGTTTCCTGGATTCCTGCGGAAATACACCTTCCGTTACAACCCTCCGACGCCGAAAATGTACAGGCGCTTCTCAGCGAGCGCACCGGGAAAAAAATCGAGTTTGTCTTTCCGCAGCGCGGCGAAAAGGCCAGGCTTTTGAAAATGACCGCAATGAACGCCGAGACGATCATGAAAAAAACAGTGGAGGAGCGCGACCGTAAGAAGGACGCCATCCCCAGCATCCTTCTATCCCTCAAACGCGACCTCCGGCTGAAAAAGCCCCCACGGACCATCGCCTGCATCGACATCTCCCATCTCCAGGGAACCGATACCGTCGCTTCGCTGGTTTTTTTCCGGAACGGGAAGCCGGAAAAACGTGAATACCGCCATTTCAAGATCGCCACTGTCGAAGGAATCGATGATTTCGCGGGCATGCGTGAAGTGGTGCATCGCTATTTTACCCGCCGGCTGGAAGAGCAAAAAGAGCTTCCCGGCCTCCTCATCGTTGACGGCGGCAAGGGGCAGCTATCGAGCGCCAAAATGGTGCTGGACCAGTTAAATCTCGGGGAACAGGAGGTGGCCGGCCTGGCCAAGCGCCTCGAGGAAGTTTTTCTCCCCGGCGCCTCTGAAGCCCAGAACATCCCCAAAACCTCTTCTTCCATTCACCTCCTGCAGCGGATTCGGGACGAATCCCACCGTTTTGCAGTTACTTACCAGCGAAAACTACGCACGAAGAGAACAATTTCCTCCGAGCTCACCAGGATAGAAGGAATCGGGCCAAAGAGAACCGGCGACCTTCTTCGTCACTTCGGCTCAGTGGCCGCTGTCCGTAATGCAAGAGTCGATGACATCGCACATGTTGCAGGAATAGGGGTAAAGCGGGCGCAGATTATCTCTGCCAGCCTGAAAGAAAAGTGA
- a CDS encoding metallophosphoesterase gives MIKDTMVGIISDTHDHRKAISLAVDAFNKAGCSLVIHAGDYVAPFTFIDLKKLEGKFVGVFGNNDGEKRGLLEQAKQIGVLMEPPFEFTHYGKKIVVMHEPVYLKQFLSREDIDVIVYGHIHKVDIRPGKPLAINPGECCSWLTGHSTVVILDLDTMNPEVLELKL, from the coding sequence ATGATTAAAGATACTATGGTGGGCATTATCAGCGACACTCACGATCACCGTAAAGCCATCTCCCTTGCTGTGGATGCATTCAATAAGGCTGGGTGTTCGCTGGTCATTCATGCCGGCGATTATGTCGCCCCCTTCACCTTCATTGATTTAAAAAAGCTGGAAGGAAAATTTGTGGGTGTCTTCGGCAATAACGATGGGGAGAAACGCGGCCTTTTGGAACAAGCCAAACAGATAGGCGTTCTTATGGAGCCGCCTTTCGAATTCACTCATTACGGTAAAAAAATCGTTGTGATGCATGAACCGGTGTATCTGAAACAATTCCTGTCCAGGGAAGATATCGACGTGATCGTATACGGTCACATTCACAAGGTCGATATCAGGCCGGGGAAACCGCTGGCGATCAATCCGGGTGAATGCTGCTCGTGGCTTACCGGTCATTCAACCGTTGTGATTCTCGATCTGGATACCATGAATCCTGAGGTGCTTGAACTCAAATTATGA
- a CDS encoding tetratricopeptide repeat protein, producing the protein MSETPDSNKKEYYFELGIKELDAGNIEKAIEAFQQAIMFDPTDTRSYCNLGIAYELLRDYDKAREAYEKAIALNPTNAVVLNNLAALTHYSGNPKAAAFLFESAIASDPLYIEPYLNIARMFMELNLFPVAESYIRKILEIEPGSAEALNLLGVITNVTHRPHEAVGHFQNALRSDANQPSFFSNLGTALKSIGDLRRAIMALEKAEELNPNSLSTMNNLGALYRETGNLDKAEHFLTRAIAYYPENPFPHLNLAEVFLAKGDYNRALPHLKKYIALVPLDMDTLFKTCGIARMADRLEEVVMEMKSFVREADPADPRKDVVRGWLKAAKIKKDDPAQ; encoded by the coding sequence ATGTCCGAAACGCCTGACTCAAACAAAAAAGAATATTACTTTGAACTCGGCATCAAAGAGTTGGATGCCGGGAACATCGAAAAAGCAATAGAAGCTTTTCAGCAGGCCATCATGTTCGATCCAACCGATACGAGATCATACTGCAATCTTGGAATTGCCTACGAATTGTTACGGGATTACGATAAGGCTCGGGAGGCTTACGAAAAAGCCATTGCACTCAATCCCACCAATGCCGTGGTATTGAACAATCTTGCCGCTCTTACCCATTATTCCGGCAATCCAAAAGCTGCGGCTTTTCTCTTTGAATCAGCCATAGCTTCCGACCCTCTTTACATCGAGCCATACCTGAATATCGCCCGGATGTTCATGGAATTGAACCTTTTTCCCGTTGCAGAATCCTATATCCGGAAAATCCTCGAAATCGAACCCGGCAGCGCCGAGGCGCTGAATCTTCTCGGTGTCATCACCAATGTAACCCACCGTCCTCACGAGGCGGTCGGACACTTCCAGAATGCCCTCCGCTCCGACGCCAATCAGCCGTCCTTTTTTTCCAATCTTGGGACCGCGCTAAAAAGCATCGGCGATCTAAGGCGGGCAATCATGGCCCTTGAAAAGGCGGAGGAGCTTAATCCGAACAGCCTCTCAACCATGAACAACCTTGGCGCGCTCTACCGTGAAACCGGAAACCTGGATAAAGCGGAACATTTTTTAACACGCGCCATTGCATACTATCCGGAAAATCCTTTCCCTCACCTCAATCTTGCAGAGGTTTTCCTCGCGAAGGGAGATTACAACAGGGCGCTGCCCCACCTGAAAAAATACATCGCCCTTGTTCCCCTGGATATGGACACTCTCTTCAAGACATGCGGGATAGCCCGTATGGCTGACCGGCTCGAAGAAGTGGTTATGGAAATGAAAAGTTTTGTTCGGGAAGCAGATCCTGCCGACCCGCGAAAGGATGTTGTCAGAGGATGGCTGAAGGCAGCAAAAATAAAAAAAGATGATCCTGCTCAATAA